A genomic window from Bdellovibrio sp. SKB1291214 includes:
- a CDS encoding LON peptidase substrate-binding domain-containing protein, whose translation MEVFLFPLVNVTLFPHTTKPLNIFEPRYLTMVKNAVAHNKPIAMGYIEDPSKVAPVPPGEPVPFVREVAGYGYVQIIEERVNGTLLVFLQGQGKLRLKHTIDYKTPYIVCEADIIPEQTIVDPQHLVRLQSLHKVLLRWIHTHIPDPAQRDMFVRNLNLPEEVVGAFASYMVRDYDLQQMVLEYNDINEKVDFLHRLTESNELTT comes from the coding sequence ATGGAAGTATTTTTGTTTCCTTTGGTCAATGTGACTCTGTTTCCGCATACGACCAAACCCCTAAATATCTTTGAACCTCGCTATTTGACTATGGTGAAAAATGCCGTAGCTCACAATAAGCCCATCGCCATGGGATATATCGAAGATCCTTCGAAAGTGGCGCCAGTTCCTCCCGGAGAACCAGTACCGTTTGTCAGAGAAGTTGCTGGCTATGGATACGTACAAATCATCGAGGAGCGAGTTAATGGAACTCTTCTGGTCTTTTTGCAGGGACAAGGCAAGTTACGTTTAAAACATACAATCGACTATAAGACGCCTTACATTGTGTGTGAGGCTGATATTATCCCAGAACAGACGATTGTAGATCCGCAGCATTTGGTCCGCTTGCAATCACTTCATAAAGTTCTTTTACGCTGGATTCATACTCATATTCCAGATCCAGCGCAAAGAGACATGTTTGTTCGAAATTTAAATCTGCCTGAAGAAGTTGTCGGAGCTTTTGCGTCTTACATGGTGCGCGACTACGATTTGCAGCAGATGGTTTTGGAATATAACGACATCAACGAAAAGGTGGATTTCCTCCACCGTCTTACAGAGTCAAATGAGCTGACAACCTAA
- a CDS encoding thiol-disulfide oxidoreductase DCC family protein, with product MENVDVKMRKVVFFDGVCHLCNGFVDAIISRDPQHQFLFAPLQGSTAEALLSPKDRENLDTVIYYEAGKTYYRSSAVLKILSSLGGGYNLSRLGWVIPGFLRDVLYKQIANNRYTWFGKRDFCRLPRADERAYLLP from the coding sequence ATGGAAAATGTAGATGTTAAAATGAGAAAGGTCGTGTTTTTCGATGGTGTCTGCCATCTTTGTAATGGCTTTGTCGATGCTATCATTTCTCGCGACCCGCAACATCAGTTTCTCTTTGCACCACTCCAAGGAAGTACCGCGGAGGCACTTCTCTCTCCTAAGGACCGCGAAAACTTAGACACAGTGATCTACTATGAGGCAGGCAAGACCTACTACCGCTCGTCAGCTGTTCTTAAAATTCTTTCGAGTTTAGGGGGAGGGTACAACTTGTCTCGTCTTGGATGGGTCATCCCTGGATTTTTACGAGACGTTCTTTACAAACAGATTGCGAACAATCGTTACACTTGGTTTGGTAAACGTGATTTCTGTCGTCTTCCACGTGCTGATGAACGTGCCTATCTTTTACCTTGA
- a CDS encoding (deoxy)nucleoside triphosphate pyrophosphohydrolase, translated as MSDLKKPVLVVAAVIRRENDSEKRILLVRRGPDQSGAGFWEFPGGKVEPSESPEQALRREIDEELGIRIIVGALIDEQDFAYPTKTIRLRVYESITSDVHITLTEHDAMKWLKPEEIVKEELSAADRPFVDLLQGKR; from the coding sequence ATGTCGGACCTAAAAAAGCCAGTTTTGGTAGTGGCAGCGGTCATTCGCAGAGAAAATGACTCGGAAAAACGCATTTTGCTAGTGCGTCGAGGCCCTGATCAAAGCGGAGCGGGATTTTGGGAGTTTCCTGGCGGAAAGGTCGAGCCTTCAGAGTCTCCCGAACAAGCTCTTCGCCGTGAAATTGATGAGGAGCTAGGAATTAGGATCATCGTCGGAGCCTTGATTGACGAGCAAGACTTTGCATATCCAACGAAAACAATCCGCTTGCGTGTTTATGAATCTATAACCAGTGATGTGCACATCACTTTAACAGAGCATGATGCAATGAAGTGGCTAAAGCCTGAAGAAATTGTCAAAGAGGAGTTGTCAGCAGCCGACAGGCCGTTTGTGGATCTGCTTCAAGGTAAAAGATAG
- a CDS encoding Na/Pi cotransporter family protein, with translation MIDTQNSFFILLISGVAIFLYGMSITSSSLEKLMAGKITSLLNHLSQSKLLAILTGVGLTTLMQSSGAATSMLVGLGSAKVINLRQVMGVIIGTAIGTTLTVQLISFDLSQYALPVFAIAFAFYFKAKKTVFKNLALVFMGFGLLFLGLKLVSTASHHFAENPMLTEFFQSVRDNPGYSLLISIAFCAFVQSSAITIGIAMSLAAVKAITFYDAMIWVYGANIGTTSVALISAAGGNYIGRQVAWAHFFYKTISVVIFYPFTQLFIDFLLQFDTTIARSIANAHLIFNIISAILFYPFIDKGAQWIEKMFPKSASEEFGTEFVNKDNYQSSALAVSYANREIMRTADIVLGMIKDSIQLFETNDPKVFDSIKDRDNKVDFLYRETKMFLLDHANKSPTVVHQNIMNMIMFLSDAERAADAIDINILALAIKKNALKLEFSGEGWQEIREMHEQVVKVAAMAVNAYQNRELCEEAIQLKRDLAKLEISLRENHISRLNRGLNTSINTSSIHLDLLSEYRRIASLLCNHAYNQRTHK, from the coding sequence ATGATTGATACACAGAACTCATTCTTCATCTTATTAATCAGCGGTGTCGCGATCTTCCTTTACGGGATGTCCATCACAAGTTCTTCCCTTGAAAAACTGATGGCAGGCAAAATCACAAGCCTCTTGAATCACCTTTCGCAAAGTAAATTGTTGGCGATCTTAACCGGTGTTGGGCTTACAACATTAATGCAGAGTTCTGGAGCAGCGACCTCTATGTTGGTGGGCTTAGGCTCTGCCAAAGTTATCAATCTTCGCCAAGTGATGGGCGTAATCATCGGAACCGCGATCGGTACCACATTGACCGTACAATTGATTTCCTTTGATTTAAGCCAATATGCCCTGCCTGTTTTCGCGATCGCATTTGCGTTTTACTTTAAAGCCAAAAAGACCGTATTTAAAAACTTAGCCCTGGTTTTCATGGGTTTTGGTTTGTTATTCTTAGGCTTAAAACTTGTATCCACAGCCTCCCATCACTTTGCTGAAAACCCGATGCTAACAGAGTTTTTTCAGAGTGTGCGCGATAACCCAGGATACTCCCTTCTCATCTCGATAGCGTTTTGTGCTTTCGTACAAAGCTCCGCAATCACAATTGGTATCGCCATGAGTTTGGCGGCTGTTAAAGCCATCACTTTCTATGATGCGATGATTTGGGTCTATGGCGCCAATATCGGAACGACATCCGTCGCGTTGATTTCTGCAGCTGGCGGGAACTACATCGGTCGCCAAGTCGCATGGGCGCATTTCTTTTACAAAACCATCAGCGTGGTCATATTTTATCCGTTCACTCAGCTTTTTATCGACTTCCTGCTGCAGTTTGATACCACGATTGCGCGCTCGATCGCGAATGCCCATCTGATCTTCAACATCATTTCGGCGATCCTTTTCTATCCATTCATCGACAAAGGTGCTCAATGGATTGAAAAGATGTTTCCTAAGTCTGCCTCCGAAGAATTTGGAACAGAGTTTGTTAACAAGGACAATTATCAAAGCTCTGCACTAGCTGTTTCTTATGCCAATCGCGAGATTATGCGTACAGCAGATATTGTTTTGGGGATGATTAAAGACTCCATTCAGTTGTTTGAGACGAACGATCCAAAAGTCTTTGATTCCATCAAGGATCGCGATAACAAGGTCGATTTCCTTTACCGTGAAACAAAAATGTTCTTGTTAGACCATGCAAACAAATCACCGACAGTCGTTCACCAAAACATCATGAATATGATTATGTTCCTGAGTGATGCTGAACGGGCGGCCGATGCAATTGATATCAACATCCTGGCTTTAGCGATAAAAAAGAACGCGTTAAAACTTGAATTTTCCGGTGAGGGTTGGCAAGAAATTCGCGAAATGCACGAGCAAGTAGTCAAGGTCGCAGCCATGGCAGTGAATGCTTACCAAAACCGGGAACTTTGCGAAGAAGCGATTCAATTAAAAAGAGACTTGGCAAAATTGGAAATTTCTTTGCGTGAAAATCATATCAGCCGTTTGAATCGGGGCTTGAACACTTCCATCAACACGAGTTCCATCCACTTGGATTTATTGAGCGAATATCGCCGTATCGCAAGCTTGCTTTGCAATCACGCTTACAACCAAAGGACTCACAAGTAA
- a CDS encoding DMT family protein, with translation MLQYISPIALLLVSNIFMTFAWYGHLKSLKSSALWIAIAVSWGIALFEYIFQVPANRMGSEVYTLPQLKVIQEVITMVVFAGFSYWYMGQPLKIDYLYAGLCLVGAVYFLFR, from the coding sequence ATGCTTCAGTATATCAGCCCTATCGCTTTGCTTTTAGTTTCTAATATCTTTATGACCTTTGCATGGTACGGACACTTGAAAAGCCTGAAAAGCTCCGCCTTGTGGATCGCAATTGCTGTGAGTTGGGGCATTGCTTTGTTCGAGTACATCTTCCAAGTTCCCGCCAACCGCATGGGATCCGAAGTCTATACACTGCCACAACTCAAGGTCATTCAAGAGGTGATCACAATGGTTGTTTTTGCGGGGTTTTCGTACTGGTACATGGGTCAACCACTTAAGATAGATTACCTGTATGCGGGCCTTTGCTTAGTGGGCGCAGTTTACTTTTTATTCCGCTAA
- a CDS encoding DUF3857 domain-containing protein yields MKTRLISLTSIAFLFTSSFAAAEWMKENEAPVSIVDSSDDVIIDADGNFESTRTSEMKVLNEQGRNALVLQTIPVIPDAMTVTFVSGSSKTDGVETPVNPKQVITRSAQGPQQGISHLKEMVIPFDNLKIGSTTKYTVKVKSKKMMVKGLFQQSYVFGVHAPEYAGRAKIKSLIPIYTQINDPWGAVSTKESKEGNYYVFEFTQTKPIFKVPEKELLSIITRGQMSRIDVSTMNNWNTFVAPIATKYEDILNVKTLPETFKRIVKKANAGKTTNEKIDIVTSELSSIMTYKGTWTSFEKMYIAQPLAKIAKVKTGDCKDFSLVTTAILRSMGIDAKIALVMRTPRSSGVTIIENDGKPLVNPNLFNHAIVKVQTDGKTLWVDPTNIVSNSSYINTDIADSLALEVNTATQGLEKIPYSDAASSLLTFDKEILIRQDTTSDISGSFTASGEYAKSILEAYFAKSEDTAKKVLKNYLRTEVDNNVTFPGVAFRNRIASKIQGKFLSAGEEIVKWDDQKLYLDVGFPTSIAVYLAYQGYRSTDAYLPATYSEKTVTRVKSYNVVGYPPECTLITPWYRFTRAYIKDTNGFRVEDDLQVTKSAISAKEINSDTFKNHVAAIRTCATDRFVQIKPATKDVTKQDVVYTMEKAQLEYDQRTTKGIKNAYHIVNNILSTSPANKEATILKARILRNLNGTSEDATKYNAYLDEAESILKPIAQQNPNDPKVLQQLTWNAVIKKDTTNLSKLFNDAYKVSTKDFDLYILGGTVLEELKQNNAAMGSYSKALTTAQSNGNRRFAASSLANLLVTMNDIPKAIAYYKYAIDLEPSQSSITIQNAIWTLRKSGHTDVAISFGEEVLRKVQSDAGHINLAEAYADKGMKSLYQKADNPLDIAKNQDLAEASFSKGLTHSTNNASCLGGMFEVYAKRALKDRNPMTAQRALKYLDKAMNTNRLDPDAYEDKKAIIFAIMEGKDTSRMPANLFEGPTKTVVAIKPNVVPSVSPTKAPVAAATPNKTAEATPTKTPASVTTTTAPVVAPTPATATATATSVPASPPAEKTQDQTTAAATTAPQAAPAQASPTVSAPIAHAVAGGTPATVPPTIKNAPPVSTVPVAPADPAAAK; encoded by the coding sequence ATGAAAACACGCCTGATTTCACTGACATCGATAGCTTTTTTGTTTACCTCATCTTTCGCCGCCGCGGAGTGGATGAAGGAAAATGAAGCCCCCGTCTCCATCGTTGATAGCAGTGACGACGTCATCATCGACGCCGATGGCAACTTTGAATCCACGCGAACCTCGGAAATGAAAGTTCTGAATGAGCAAGGACGTAACGCTCTTGTCTTACAAACTATTCCTGTCATCCCAGACGCGATGACAGTTACGTTTGTGAGCGGTTCTTCAAAAACAGATGGCGTTGAGACGCCCGTCAATCCCAAGCAGGTGATTACTCGTAGCGCACAAGGGCCTCAACAAGGCATCAGTCATCTGAAAGAAATGGTCATTCCATTTGATAATCTAAAGATTGGTTCTACGACAAAATACACGGTCAAGGTAAAATCGAAAAAGATGATGGTAAAAGGCCTTTTTCAGCAAAGTTACGTCTTTGGTGTTCATGCTCCTGAATATGCCGGCAGAGCAAAAATCAAATCATTAATTCCCATCTATACACAGATCAATGATCCTTGGGGTGCCGTTTCAACAAAAGAAAGTAAAGAAGGGAACTATTACGTTTTTGAATTTACGCAAACGAAACCTATCTTTAAAGTTCCTGAAAAAGAACTCCTATCGATCATCACCCGCGGTCAGATGTCCCGTATCGACGTATCGACTATGAACAATTGGAATACTTTCGTTGCACCTATCGCAACCAAGTACGAAGATATTCTCAATGTTAAAACATTGCCTGAGACCTTCAAACGCATTGTCAAAAAAGCAAATGCCGGAAAAACGACGAACGAAAAAATTGACATCGTGACCTCAGAACTTTCCTCCATCATGACCTACAAGGGAACATGGACGAGTTTCGAAAAAATGTACATCGCTCAACCTCTGGCTAAGATTGCCAAAGTAAAAACGGGCGACTGCAAAGACTTTTCACTGGTGACAACAGCTATCCTGCGCTCAATGGGAATCGATGCTAAAATTGCTCTGGTTATGAGAACACCACGCTCCTCTGGAGTAACAATTATCGAGAACGACGGAAAGCCTTTGGTGAATCCCAATCTTTTCAACCACGCGATTGTTAAGGTTCAGACTGATGGCAAGACATTATGGGTCGATCCCACGAACATCGTTTCCAACTCCAGTTATATAAACACAGACATCGCAGACTCTTTGGCCTTGGAGGTCAACACTGCAACTCAAGGTCTTGAGAAGATCCCGTATTCAGACGCAGCTTCCTCTCTGTTGACGTTTGATAAGGAAATCCTCATCCGACAGGATACTACGAGTGATATAAGTGGATCATTTACCGCATCCGGTGAATATGCAAAATCGATCTTAGAAGCTTATTTTGCAAAGAGCGAAGACACGGCTAAAAAAGTTTTGAAGAACTACTTACGAACTGAGGTTGATAACAACGTCACGTTCCCGGGTGTGGCATTTAGAAATCGCATCGCTAGCAAAATTCAGGGAAAGTTCTTGAGTGCTGGTGAGGAAATCGTAAAATGGGACGATCAAAAACTTTATCTTGATGTAGGTTTCCCAACATCGATTGCGGTCTATTTAGCTTATCAAGGGTATAGATCCACAGACGCATATTTGCCCGCTACTTACTCAGAAAAAACCGTCACTCGCGTAAAGTCTTATAATGTTGTCGGTTACCCACCCGAATGTACTTTGATCACTCCGTGGTATCGATTCACACGTGCGTATATTAAAGATACAAATGGTTTCCGCGTTGAGGATGATTTGCAAGTCACCAAATCAGCCATTTCCGCTAAGGAAATCAACTCCGATACTTTTAAAAATCATGTCGCGGCCATTCGCACTTGCGCGACGGACCGTTTCGTTCAGATTAAGCCAGCGACCAAAGATGTGACCAAGCAAGATGTCGTATACACGATGGAAAAGGCACAACTTGAATACGACCAAAGAACTACCAAAGGAATTAAAAACGCGTATCATATCGTCAACAACATTTTAAGCACGTCGCCAGCCAACAAAGAGGCAACAATTCTTAAAGCACGAATTCTTCGCAACTTAAATGGCACCAGCGAGGATGCAACTAAATACAATGCCTACTTAGATGAGGCTGAGTCGATTCTCAAACCTATTGCGCAACAAAATCCTAACGATCCAAAAGTTTTGCAACAGCTGACATGGAATGCCGTCATAAAAAAAGATACAACGAATTTATCTAAGCTATTCAATGACGCTTATAAAGTTTCAACAAAAGACTTCGATCTCTATATCTTGGGCGGTACTGTTCTAGAAGAACTAAAACAGAATAATGCTGCGATGGGTTCTTACAGCAAAGCTCTCACCACAGCACAATCAAATGGCAATCGTCGATTTGCAGCCTCTTCCCTCGCAAATCTTTTGGTAACAATGAACGACATCCCTAAAGCAATCGCCTACTACAAATACGCTATTGATCTTGAACCGAGTCAGTCCTCCATCACTATTCAAAATGCAATTTGGACTTTACGAAAATCCGGACATACTGATGTGGCCATCTCCTTTGGAGAGGAAGTTTTAAGAAAAGTACAGAGTGATGCGGGTCATATAAATCTTGCGGAAGCTTATGCCGACAAAGGTATGAAGTCACTTTATCAGAAGGCAGACAATCCCCTAGATATCGCAAAAAATCAGGACTTGGCCGAGGCATCATTTTCAAAAGGACTCACTCACTCCACGAACAATGCTTCTTGCCTGGGCGGTATGTTTGAGGTTTACGCGAAACGTGCACTTAAAGACAGAAATCCTATGACAGCTCAAAGAGCTCTGAAGTATTTGGATAAAGCGATGAATACAAATCGACTTGATCCGGACGCCTACGAAGACAAAAAGGCAATCATTTTCGCAATTATGGAAGGCAAAGACACAAGTCGTATGCCTGCGAATCTTTTTGAAGGACCAACAAAAACTGTCGTCGCAATTAAGCCAAACGTCGTCCCAAGCGTTTCACCAACCAAAGCTCCTGTCGCTGCAGCCACTCCAAATAAAACGGCAGAAGCCACACCCACTAAGACCCCGGCATCAGTCACGACTACAACTGCGCCTGTAGTGGCACCGACACCGGCAACCGCGACCGCGACTGCGACATCTGTCCCAGCCTCTCCTCCGGCAGAAAAAACGCAAGATCAAACGACCGCAGCTGCTACAACGGCACCACAAGCTGCACCTGCGCAAGCATCACCAACTGTTTCTGCTCCAATAGCACATGCTGTTGCAGGAGGAACGCCCGCTACAGTACCGCCGACCATAAAAAACGCGCCACCGGTTTCAACGGTGCCCGTGGCACCGGCAGATCCAGCGGCTGCAAAATAA
- a CDS encoding DUF366 family protein has protein sequence METHFIEKKFSYDGSQLRSLFAYLDHGVLGPSIISWIGRCNIPTSHMVDGEDLLANAIIAGDEMLHFIIEVFDRDLFSGVALQRLFASIARDYMQAHAGKALQTETLIRDGDDIYWGDRKLSISIATRSPVSTMVHFAMNITNEGTPVKTACLNDWQVDPRRTAEDLMTLFRKEYQTIVTATQKVRPVP, from the coding sequence ATGGAAACGCATTTTATTGAAAAGAAATTTTCTTATGATGGCAGCCAACTTCGTTCGTTGTTTGCTTACCTTGATCATGGAGTTCTGGGGCCTTCTATTATTTCTTGGATCGGCCGCTGCAATATCCCGACATCTCACATGGTGGACGGTGAGGATTTGCTAGCCAACGCCATCATCGCTGGCGACGAAATGCTCCACTTTATTATTGAAGTATTTGATCGTGATCTTTTTAGCGGGGTCGCTTTGCAACGACTGTTCGCCTCGATCGCCCGTGATTACATGCAAGCACATGCAGGAAAAGCACTTCAGACAGAGACTTTGATTCGCGACGGGGATGACATCTACTGGGGCGATCGCAAACTTTCAATCAGTATCGCGACTCGGTCACCGGTTTCAACAATGGTTCATTTCGCAATGAACATCACCAATGAAGGCACACCTGTAAAAACAGCCTGTTTGAATGATTGGCAGGTTGATCCTCGCAGAACAGCCGAAGATCTGATGACTCTTTTCAGAAAAGAGTATCAGACCATCGTCACTGCTACCCAAAAAGTTCGTCCCGTTCCTTAA
- the queC gene encoding 7-cyano-7-deazaguanine synthase QueC — translation MKNKKKVVVLLSSGLDSTVNIFEAIKHNHEVVLALTFNYGQKAAKKEIEQSAKIAKHLGVPHKVLDVTWFKEFNKSSLLVDDQQVPTGKDVEIDNLQKSADTAKSVWVPNRNGIFLNIAAAYAEALGADSVIPGFNAEEAATFPDNSIDFLKAATAAFSYSTANKVTVGCYTAHLNKPAIVMLGQGLDVPWELTWPCYFAGEDWCGQCESCQRAKRAFAAANVDVKNLFKE, via the coding sequence ATGAAGAATAAGAAAAAAGTCGTTGTCCTTTTGTCGTCGGGCTTAGACTCGACTGTTAATATTTTCGAAGCGATCAAGCACAACCATGAAGTCGTCTTAGCGTTGACTTTTAATTACGGCCAAAAGGCTGCTAAAAAAGAAATCGAACAATCCGCAAAAATTGCAAAACACCTCGGTGTGCCTCACAAAGTATTGGATGTGACTTGGTTTAAAGAATTCAACAAGTCCTCCTTGTTAGTCGACGATCAGCAAGTGCCGACAGGTAAAGATGTCGAAATCGACAATTTGCAAAAATCGGCAGACACGGCAAAGTCGGTGTGGGTTCCAAATCGCAATGGTATTTTCTTAAATATCGCTGCAGCCTATGCGGAAGCGTTGGGTGCCGACTCCGTTATCCCTGGATTCAACGCTGAAGAGGCGGCCACTTTTCCGGATAACTCCATTGATTTTCTAAAGGCTGCAACGGCGGCGTTTTCATATTCTACTGCAAATAAGGTGACCGTGGGTTGTTATACGGCTCATTTGAATAAACCTGCGATTGTGATGCTAGGGCAAGGCTTAGACGTTCCTTGGGAGCTGACTTGGCCCTGTTATTTTGCGGGCGAAGACTGGTGTGGGCAGTGTGAATCCTGCCAACGTGCCAAGCGTGCGTTTGCGGCAGCAAATGTTGATGTGAAAAATCTATTTAAGGAGTAA
- the recJ gene encoding single-stranded-DNA-specific exonuclease RecJ, which translates to MNPLWKLREAAAEVATPERVEGQWPSLIGKLLAARGFTSPQEVDKLLFPKLVDLKDPLLLKGMSQALERLGQAYLNKEKICIYADFDLDGTSGLALLKTGMQALGFTEVLHYQPKRLSEGYGFHAAAVEDLKSQGVSLIITVDVGITAHAAIDKARELGVDVILTDHHLPAESLPEAYVIINPNQGTCESGLGYLCGAGVAFYLLRGLKRYFHDHPQLPKNNWDLKEVLDYFTIGTLTDMVPLVDDNRVLVKHGLVKLAETKRAGLRALLEELDLQDRALTSQDVAIRFAPKLNALSRMESGVLPIDIFLLDDVSKARDMVRQVMKNNSTRVQLQSDAESEAQELLKQWPHKDFVFVASPSFHRGVLGLIATKLTQVYNKPAFVGSVGEDGMIVGSARLPQGQEACLVEAMTTASELMSRFGGHSAAAGFEIAETKVAQFVDRLNSHFSDLREKPKPLEIFYDVQARLPEVSTNLMKWYDFVGPFGAGFAIPLIHFTSIQVLSKRELKGGHLRLKLFDPDSNATMEALLFTPTPRQLETLHNVPGFYDILGELQWNYFAGQKTIQILIRDLKAMS; encoded by the coding sequence GTGAATCCTTTGTGGAAGTTAAGAGAAGCAGCAGCCGAGGTGGCGACACCTGAAAGAGTCGAGGGGCAATGGCCATCCTTGATCGGTAAGCTTTTGGCGGCCCGCGGATTTACCAGCCCTCAAGAGGTCGACAAGTTGCTTTTTCCAAAACTCGTGGATTTGAAAGATCCTCTTTTGCTAAAGGGGATGTCTCAAGCGCTCGAGCGTCTTGGTCAAGCTTATCTGAACAAAGAAAAGATCTGCATCTATGCCGACTTTGATTTGGACGGAACTTCTGGGCTCGCGCTGTTGAAAACGGGGATGCAGGCTTTAGGTTTTACCGAGGTTTTGCACTATCAACCGAAGCGTCTTTCTGAAGGTTACGGTTTTCATGCGGCAGCCGTTGAAGACCTTAAATCGCAAGGTGTATCTTTAATTATCACCGTTGACGTGGGTATCACTGCTCACGCGGCAATCGACAAAGCTCGTGAATTGGGAGTGGATGTAATCCTAACAGATCACCACTTGCCCGCAGAGTCTTTGCCTGAAGCTTACGTCATTATTAACCCTAACCAAGGAACTTGCGAAAGTGGTTTAGGTTATTTGTGCGGGGCTGGAGTTGCCTTTTATCTTCTTCGTGGCCTAAAAAGATACTTTCATGATCATCCGCAACTACCTAAAAACAACTGGGATTTAAAAGAAGTCTTAGATTATTTTACGATCGGCACTTTGACCGACATGGTTCCCCTTGTTGATGACAACCGTGTATTAGTGAAGCATGGTTTGGTGAAGCTTGCCGAGACTAAAAGAGCAGGACTTCGAGCATTACTTGAAGAGTTAGATCTTCAAGACCGCGCTTTAACGAGCCAGGATGTTGCGATTCGTTTCGCTCCAAAACTGAATGCATTGTCGCGTATGGAGTCTGGGGTTTTACCAATTGATATATTTCTTTTAGACGACGTTTCCAAAGCTCGTGATATGGTTCGTCAAGTTATGAAGAACAATTCGACACGCGTGCAATTGCAGAGCGATGCGGAGTCAGAAGCTCAAGAACTTCTTAAACAGTGGCCACATAAAGACTTTGTATTCGTAGCTTCTCCCAGTTTCCATCGTGGGGTTCTGGGATTGATCGCGACGAAGCTCACTCAAGTATACAACAAGCCAGCCTTCGTGGGGTCTGTGGGTGAAGATGGAATGATCGTAGGATCTGCTCGTCTTCCTCAAGGTCAGGAGGCATGTCTAGTCGAGGCGATGACAACCGCTTCTGAATTGATGAGTCGTTTCGGGGGCCACTCTGCGGCCGCTGGCTTTGAAATTGCTGAAACGAAAGTGGCTCAATTTGTGGATCGTCTGAACTCTCATTTTTCCGATCTGCGTGAAAAGCCAAAGCCGCTTGAGATTTTTTACGATGTTCAAGCCCGTCTTCCAGAGGTCAGTACAAATCTGATGAAATGGTACGATTTTGTCGGCCCCTTTGGTGCAGGCTTCGCGATTCCATTGATTCATTTTACAAGTATTCAAGTTTTATCAAAAAGAGAACTTAAGGGTGGTCATCTTCGCCTGAAGCTCTTTGATCCAGATAGCAATGCGACGATGGAAGCCTTGTTATTTACCCCGACACCTCGTCAGTTAGAAACTTTGCACAATGTGCCTGGTTTTTATGATATCTTAGGGGAGCTGCAGTGGAATTACTTTGCTGGGCAAAAAACAATCCAAATCCTAATTCGTGATCTGAAGGCCATGTCATGA
- the secF gene encoding protein translocase subunit SecF, translating to MANNNTKNTATESSGKYDFIGKVNIFTGISVLLVVASLIYLGVKGINYGIDFKGGTEFQVKFDKGVSIDQVRHSVDELKLGEVGVQSFGDNNEFIIRFQGKQGATDKETNEILNQDISKIKDIILTTFKDHNPDIRRVDTVGPQVGAELKRNGLLAVFYCLLVILIYVALRFDYKYAPGAVFCLFHDAVITLAIFVAVGKEVNVPILAAILTLIGYSLNDTIVVFDRIRETDAHYHDKGYGFIINKAINDMLHRTLMTSGTVFTSALCLWLFSGGTVGDIAFAICVGIVFGTYSSIYVAAPVVLMMDKIMGKKTAA from the coding sequence ATGGCTAACAATAATACAAAAAATACGGCAACTGAATCTTCTGGCAAATACGATTTTATCGGTAAAGTGAATATTTTTACCGGTATCTCGGTTTTGTTGGTCGTGGCTTCTTTGATTTACCTTGGTGTTAAAGGTATTAACTACGGTATCGACTTTAAAGGTGGTACTGAGTTTCAAGTGAAATTCGACAAAGGCGTTTCCATCGACCAAGTTCGTCATTCAGTAGATGAACTAAAACTGGGCGAAGTGGGCGTTCAATCATTCGGTGATAACAATGAATTCATCATCCGTTTCCAAGGTAAGCAGGGTGCTACTGATAAAGAAACGAATGAAATCTTGAATCAAGACATCTCGAAAATTAAAGATATCATTTTGACGACTTTCAAAGATCACAATCCGGATATCCGTCGTGTTGATACTGTTGGTCCTCAAGTGGGTGCTGAATTGAAACGTAACGGATTACTTGCAGTATTCTATTGCTTGCTTGTGATCCTGATCTACGTTGCGCTTCGCTTCGATTATAAATATGCACCGGGTGCGGTGTTCTGCTTATTCCATGATGCGGTGATCACTTTGGCGATCTTCGTAGCTGTGGGTAAAGAGGTGAACGTACCAATCCTTGCGGCGATTCTGACTTTGATCGGTTACTCGCTGAATGACACGATCGTGGTGTTCGACCGTATTCGTGAAACCGATGCGCACTACCATGATAAAGGCTATGGCTTCATCATCAATAAAGCGATCAACGACATGCTTCACCGTACATTGATGACTTCCGGAACAGTATTCACTTCAGCATTGTGCTTGTGGTTGTTCTCGGGTGGCACAGTGGGTGATATCGCCTTTGCGATCTGCGTGGGTATCGTGTTTGGTACTTACTCTTCCATTTACGTGGCAGCTCCGGTTGTCTTGATGATGGATAAAATTATGGGTAAGAAAACAGCAGCTTAA